A window of Micrococcus endophyticus contains these coding sequences:
- a CDS encoding metallophosphoesterase: protein MRPSVTAPRRLVRAGSRAAVGMGAAAALGLAWGLVEAEARVVRTHRLAVLPAGANPVRVLHLSDIHLLPRNRSRMAWLRGLDALEPDLVVNTGDNISAAASVPLVLNALGPLLRRPGVFVPGSNDYYEPKPANPFRYFAGPSRMDEDRARLPTEALFGAFRAAGWADLTNRGSVLSVPTRAGTVLEVLAAGTDDPHLGLDDWGGFPAPAPAPGDAAASGPASAHDDGAAGPGGDGRFRLGVTHAPYRRVLDAMTADGADLLLAGHTHGGQVCLPGFGALVTNCDLPRAQASGVSTWTAAGRTVPLEVSAGLGTAPSAPVRFACRPEAVVLELLPRA from the coding sequence ATGCGTCCTTCCGTCACCGCCCCGCGCCGGCTCGTCCGCGCGGGGTCCCGGGCCGCCGTCGGGATGGGGGCCGCCGCCGCGCTGGGGCTGGCCTGGGGCCTCGTGGAGGCCGAGGCCCGCGTGGTCCGCACGCACCGGCTCGCCGTGCTGCCCGCCGGCGCGAACCCGGTCCGGGTGCTGCACCTCTCGGACATCCACCTGCTGCCCCGCAACCGCTCCCGGATGGCGTGGCTGCGCGGGCTGGACGCGCTCGAGCCGGACCTCGTGGTCAACACGGGGGACAACATCTCCGCCGCCGCGTCCGTGCCGCTCGTCCTGAACGCGTTGGGCCCGCTGCTGCGCCGCCCCGGCGTGTTCGTGCCCGGCTCGAACGACTACTACGAGCCCAAGCCGGCCAACCCGTTCCGCTACTTCGCCGGGCCGTCCCGGATGGACGAGGACCGGGCCCGGCTGCCCACCGAGGCGCTCTTCGGGGCTTTCCGGGCCGCCGGCTGGGCCGACCTGACCAACCGCGGGTCCGTGCTGAGCGTGCCCACGCGCGCCGGGACCGTGCTCGAGGTCCTCGCCGCCGGCACCGACGACCCGCACCTGGGCCTCGACGACTGGGGCGGCTTCCCGGCCCCGGCTCCGGCTCCGGGGGACGCCGCGGCCTCCGGCCCGGCGTCCGCCCACGACGACGGCGCGGCCGGGCCCGGCGGGGACGGCCGGTTCCGGCTCGGGGTCACCCACGCCCCCTACCGCCGCGTGCTGGACGCCATGACCGCCGACGGCGCCGACCTGCTGCTGGCCGGGCACACCCACGGCGGCCAGGTCTGCCTCCCCGGGTTCGGCGCCCTCGTGACCAACTGCGACCTGCCGCGCGCCCAGGCCTCCGGGGTCTCCACGTGGACCGCCGCCGGGCGCACCGTGCCGCTCGAGGTGTCGGCGGGACTGGGCACCGCGCCGTCGGCCCCCGTGCGCTTCGCGTGCCGGCCCGAGGCCGTGGTGCTGGAGCTGCTCCCCCGCGCTTGA
- a CDS encoding CvpA family protein, with product MPLSLTWLDAVLLVLLVVLLVQGHRRGLWVVLGNLVGLVGGAAIAFYAMPEVAQLVTAPQWRWAALLATLVLLVAAGQYVGAAIGEAIRLRVNLPALRLVDRILGALAAGVAGALVVWLVSFSMSTAGSGAVTREVARSQVIAAIDRVLPDSALAWAARSRSAVADLDILPELRLPEPVPVPDDDGGVRAAPPTSSSPATTPARPAEPEDAAPVSGGSATPEEPAPGTPDDDAPAPSDTEAPAPAETSASAPAEAADPEPAETDPAEPAPAETEPAGVPAETAVVRLTGTAAQCGQVQSGSGVAVAPDRVLTNAHVVLGVDAPTVTDAQRGVHDARIVHLDTARDLAVLALDGADLPVMPLGAELVGGESALVMGHPDGGPFASIPATVQAVGEVPLGDVVTGAASMVDVYTLAADIRHGYSGGPVVDAAGSLAGLVFARAPGADPVGYALSADSIAPAVAAAPGMSATVPSGDCIPGA from the coding sequence GTGCCGCTGAGCCTGACTTGGCTGGACGCCGTGCTCCTGGTGCTGCTGGTGGTGCTCCTGGTGCAGGGGCATCGCCGCGGCCTGTGGGTGGTCCTGGGCAATCTGGTGGGCCTCGTCGGCGGCGCGGCGATCGCGTTCTACGCCATGCCCGAGGTCGCGCAGCTGGTCACCGCGCCGCAGTGGCGGTGGGCGGCCCTGCTCGCCACGCTCGTGCTGCTCGTGGCCGCGGGCCAGTACGTGGGCGCGGCCATCGGCGAGGCGATCCGCCTGCGCGTGAACCTGCCCGCCCTGCGCCTCGTGGACCGGATCCTCGGCGCGCTCGCGGCCGGCGTGGCCGGGGCGCTCGTGGTGTGGCTCGTCTCCTTCTCCATGTCCACGGCCGGCTCCGGCGCGGTGACCCGCGAGGTGGCCCGCTCCCAGGTGATCGCCGCGATCGACCGCGTCCTGCCGGACTCCGCCCTCGCCTGGGCCGCCCGCTCGCGCTCGGCCGTGGCGGACCTGGACATACTCCCCGAGCTGCGGCTCCCCGAGCCTGTGCCCGTCCCTGACGACGACGGCGGCGTGCGTGCCGCGCCCCCGACCTCCTCCTCGCCCGCCACGACGCCGGCCCGGCCCGCCGAGCCGGAGGACGCGGCCCCGGTGTCCGGCGGCTCCGCCACGCCGGAGGAGCCGGCCCCCGGCACCCCAGACGACGACGCCCCCGCCCCTTCCGACACCGAGGCCCCGGCGCCCGCCGAGACCTCCGCCTCGGCGCCCGCCGAGGCCGCCGATCCCGAGCCCGCGGAGACCGACCCCGCCGAACCCGCCCCCGCCGAGACCGAGCCGGCCGGCGTCCCCGCCGAGACCGCCGTCGTGCGCCTCACCGGCACCGCGGCCCAGTGCGGCCAGGTGCAGAGCGGCTCCGGGGTGGCCGTGGCCCCGGACCGCGTGCTGACCAACGCGCACGTGGTGCTCGGCGTGGACGCACCCACGGTGACGGACGCGCAGCGCGGCGTCCACGACGCGCGGATCGTCCACCTGGACACCGCCCGCGACCTCGCGGTGCTCGCCCTCGACGGCGCCGACCTGCCGGTGATGCCCCTGGGCGCGGAGCTGGTCGGCGGGGAGTCGGCGCTCGTGATGGGCCATCCCGACGGCGGCCCGTTCGCCTCGATCCCGGCCACCGTCCAGGCCGTGGGCGAGGTGCCGCTCGGGGACGTCGTGACCGGCGCCGCCAGCATGGTGGACGTCTACACGCTGGCCGCGGACATCCGGCACGGCTACTCCGGCGGCCCCGTGGTGGACGCCGCGGGCTCCCTGGCCGGCCTGGTCTTCGCCCGCGCCCCCGGGGCGGACCCCGTGGGCTACGCGCTCAGCGCCGACTCGATCGCCCCCGCCGTGGCCGCCGCCCCGGGCATGAGCGCCACCGTCCCCTCGGGGGACTGCATCCCGGGCGCCTGA
- a CDS encoding sodium-dependent transporter, with protein sequence MSSTVSAPAAAPTRTREEFAGRWAFILAAIGSAVGLGNIWRFPYVAYENGGGAFVIPYLIALLTAGIPLLFFDYAIGHRFRGSAPLAFRRLSRWTESVGWWQVLICVVIAVYYAAIIGWAIMYTWFSVDQRWGADPETFMMGEFLQVSETPNPTFDVVSGVFWPMLAVWVITLLIMGFGVRRGVAKASMIGIPLLVVMFLVLVGIALTLPGAAQGLDALFTPNWAALADPGVWIAAYGQIFFSLSVGFGIMITYASYLKKRTNLTSSGLVVGFSNSGFEILAGIGVFSALGFMAQASGVSVADVAGSGIGLAFIAFPTLISQAPVGALIGVLFFGSLVVAGFTSLISILEVVISAVKDKLGWGRWTATIIVVGLAGVVSMALFSTTSGLHMLDTMDAFANNFGIVGAALVSVLLVTGVLGSARRVTAHLNAVSSFKLGRGYVLLIGVLMPIVLAYIWLSWIMKVISEGYGGYPGDFLGVYGWGVAIGSVVLAVVLSLIPWSRKSNLYAEEMETEIHGDLIPHNAVPEGTTPTGAIPLVPADHTRKEL encoded by the coding sequence ATGTCCAGCACCGTCTCCGCGCCCGCCGCGGCGCCGACGCGCACCCGGGAGGAGTTCGCCGGTCGGTGGGCGTTCATCCTGGCCGCGATCGGCTCCGCCGTGGGCCTCGGCAACATCTGGCGCTTCCCGTACGTGGCCTATGAGAACGGCGGCGGCGCGTTCGTCATCCCGTACCTGATCGCGCTGCTCACTGCGGGCATCCCGCTGCTGTTCTTCGACTACGCGATCGGCCACCGCTTCCGCGGCTCCGCCCCGCTGGCCTTCCGTCGCCTCTCCCGCTGGACCGAGTCCGTCGGCTGGTGGCAGGTGCTGATCTGCGTCGTCATCGCCGTGTACTACGCGGCCATCATCGGCTGGGCCATCATGTACACCTGGTTCTCGGTGGACCAGCGCTGGGGCGCCGACCCCGAGACGTTCATGATGGGCGAGTTCCTGCAGGTCTCCGAGACCCCGAACCCGACCTTCGACGTCGTCTCCGGCGTGTTCTGGCCCATGCTCGCCGTGTGGGTCATCACCCTGCTGATCATGGGCTTCGGCGTGCGCCGCGGCGTCGCTAAGGCCTCGATGATCGGCATCCCGCTGCTCGTCGTCATGTTCCTCGTGCTCGTGGGCATCGCCCTCACCCTGCCCGGCGCCGCCCAGGGCCTCGACGCCCTGTTCACCCCGAACTGGGCCGCGCTCGCGGACCCGGGCGTGTGGATCGCCGCGTACGGCCAGATCTTCTTCTCACTGTCCGTGGGCTTCGGCATCATGATCACCTACGCCTCCTACCTGAAGAAGCGCACCAACCTGACCAGCTCCGGCCTGGTCGTGGGCTTCTCCAACTCCGGCTTCGAGATCCTCGCCGGCATCGGCGTGTTCTCCGCCTTGGGCTTCATGGCCCAGGCCTCCGGGGTGTCCGTGGCGGACGTGGCCGGCAGCGGCATCGGCCTCGCGTTCATCGCGTTCCCCACCCTGATCTCGCAGGCCCCCGTGGGCGCCCTGATCGGCGTGCTGTTCTTCGGCTCGCTCGTGGTGGCCGGCTTCACCTCCCTGATCTCGATCCTCGAGGTGGTCATCTCCGCCGTGAAGGACAAGCTCGGCTGGGGCCGCTGGACCGCCACGATCATCGTGGTCGGCCTGGCCGGCGTCGTCTCGATGGCCCTGTTCTCCACCACCTCGGGCCTGCACATGCTGGACACCATGGACGCCTTCGCCAACAACTTCGGCATCGTGGGCGCCGCCCTCGTGTCCGTGCTGCTGGTCACCGGCGTGCTGGGCTCGGCCCGCCGCGTCACCGCGCACCTGAACGCGGTCTCCTCGTTCAAGCTCGGCCGCGGCTACGTCCTGCTGATCGGCGTGCTCATGCCGATCGTCCTGGCCTACATCTGGCTGTCCTGGATCATGAAGGTCATCTCCGAGGGCTACGGCGGCTACCCGGGCGACTTCCTGGGCGTCTACGGCTGGGGCGTGGCCATCGGCTCCGTGGTCCTGGCCGTGGTGCTCTCGCTGATCCCGTGGTCCCGCAAGTCCAACCTCTACGCCGAGGAGATGGAGACCGAGATCCACGGCGACCTCATCCCGCACAACGCGGTGCCCGAGGGCACCACCCCCACGGGCGCCATCCCGCTCGTGCCGGCGGACCACACCCGGAAGGAGCTCTGA
- a CDS encoding transglycosylase domain-containing protein, whose translation MASRTSRRLPEPSSALGRLLAFLGLSALAGLLVAALLLPLAGLTGVAAASGREMLDELPDELPAEPVSVPSRMISEDGEEIAVFYEENRIPVPLDQISEHMRNAIVAVEDERFYEHDGVDARGLIRATVNNATSDSTQGASTLTQQFVNNMLVNVQQIRGDSRLTLSGTKNVSDKVKEIKLAVAVEEQMTKDEILEGYLNIVLFSGRAYGVEAASRYVFGKSAAELESWEAATLAGMVQSPTRFNPARNPEEATERRNLVLGAMEKNGYLTEEEHAEAVAKPMEVVMESRPSGCLYSKFGSYFCDYVERQILADPAFGPDPQSRQALLDRGGLTIRTTIDSELQKAAEENLRKSVPNNESLGAGHALTSVQAGTGNIVTMAQNTEYAIQDELGHTSLNFNVDREWGGGQGFQAGSTLKPFVALTWLRNGNRMVDSVDASRNVYPTGTRFEASCRPGGYTTIGGTWQFKNVIPGMLRQVRVDEGLFWSVNTPTVATAYQMDLCDITSLTTQLGITRALDSSPLQPDDPSFLLGKDSIAPLSLAGAYAAIAADGLYCEPRAILEVTDTMGNQYDVAGPQCDQVVDPKHIAELMPVLRHIGGFNIAEEGAGYEFGGKTGTNDNVSSTWFTGFTTELATAVWTGRYNNLKSMTGETVNGEVRNPFYSTSINGPSWLEYNQLAKEKYPPGELPDWDGPQSEDPGAEGEHPDGTAFHIDDLDRGGPQPQAVPGN comes from the coding sequence ATGGCCTCCCGCACGTCCCGTCGTCTCCCCGAGCCCTCGAGCGCCCTCGGCCGCCTGCTCGCCTTCCTGGGCCTGTCCGCCCTCGCCGGGCTGCTGGTGGCGGCACTGCTGCTGCCGCTGGCCGGCCTGACCGGCGTGGCCGCCGCCTCGGGCCGCGAGATGCTGGACGAGCTGCCGGACGAGCTGCCCGCTGAGCCGGTGTCCGTGCCCTCCCGCATGATCTCGGAGGACGGCGAGGAGATCGCGGTCTTCTACGAGGAGAACCGCATCCCGGTGCCCCTGGACCAGATCTCCGAGCACATGCGCAATGCGATCGTGGCCGTCGAGGACGAGCGCTTCTACGAGCACGACGGCGTGGACGCCCGCGGCCTGATCCGCGCGACCGTGAACAACGCCACGTCCGACTCCACGCAGGGCGCGTCCACGCTCACGCAGCAGTTCGTGAACAACATGCTCGTGAACGTGCAGCAGATCCGCGGCGACTCCCGCCTGACCCTCTCCGGCACCAAGAACGTCTCGGACAAGGTGAAGGAGATCAAGCTCGCGGTCGCCGTCGAGGAGCAGATGACCAAGGACGAGATCCTCGAGGGCTACCTCAACATCGTCCTGTTCTCCGGCCGGGCCTACGGCGTGGAGGCAGCCTCCCGGTACGTGTTCGGCAAGTCCGCCGCAGAGCTGGAGAGCTGGGAGGCCGCCACCCTCGCCGGCATGGTCCAGTCCCCCACCCGCTTCAACCCGGCCCGCAACCCCGAGGAGGCCACCGAGCGCCGCAACCTCGTGCTGGGTGCCATGGAGAAGAACGGCTACCTCACCGAGGAGGAGCACGCCGAGGCCGTGGCCAAGCCCATGGAGGTCGTCATGGAGTCGCGCCCCTCGGGCTGCCTGTACTCCAAGTTCGGCTCCTACTTCTGCGACTACGTGGAGCGCCAGATCCTCGCGGACCCGGCCTTCGGCCCGGACCCGCAGTCCCGCCAGGCCCTGCTGGACCGCGGCGGCCTGACCATCCGCACCACGATCGACTCCGAGCTGCAGAAGGCCGCGGAGGAGAACCTGCGCAAGTCCGTGCCCAACAACGAGTCTCTGGGCGCCGGCCACGCGCTGACCTCCGTGCAGGCCGGCACCGGCAACATCGTCACCATGGCGCAGAACACCGAGTACGCCATCCAGGACGAGCTCGGCCACACCTCGCTGAACTTCAACGTGGACCGCGAGTGGGGCGGCGGCCAGGGCTTCCAGGCCGGCTCGACCCTCAAGCCCTTCGTGGCCCTGACCTGGCTGCGCAACGGCAACCGGATGGTCGACTCCGTGGACGCGTCCCGCAACGTCTACCCCACGGGCACCCGCTTCGAGGCCTCCTGCCGGCCGGGCGGCTACACCACCATCGGCGGCACCTGGCAGTTCAAGAACGTCATCCCCGGGATGCTCCGCCAGGTCCGCGTGGACGAGGGCCTGTTCTGGTCCGTGAACACCCCCACCGTGGCCACGGCGTACCAGATGGACCTGTGCGACATCACGAGCCTGACCACCCAGCTGGGCATCACCCGCGCGTTGGACAGCTCGCCGCTGCAGCCGGACGACCCCTCGTTCCTGCTCGGCAAGGACTCCATCGCCCCGCTCTCCCTGGCCGGCGCCTACGCGGCCATCGCCGCGGACGGCCTCTACTGCGAGCCCCGCGCCATCCTGGAGGTCACGGACACCATGGGCAACCAGTACGACGTCGCCGGCCCGCAGTGCGACCAGGTGGTGGACCCGAAGCACATCGCCGAGCTGATGCCGGTCCTGCGGCACATCGGCGGCTTCAACATCGCCGAGGAGGGCGCCGGCTACGAGTTCGGCGGCAAGACCGGCACCAACGACAACGTCTCCTCCACCTGGTTCACGGGCTTCACCACCGAGCTGGCCACCGCCGTGTGGACCGGCCGCTACAACAACCTGAAGTCCATGACCGGCGAGACCGTGAACGGCGAGGTCCGCAACCCGTTCTACTCGACCTCCATCAACGGCCCCTCGTGGCTCGAGTACAACCAGCTCGCCAAGGAGAAGTACCCGCCGGGCGAGCTGCCCGACTGGGACGGCCCGCAGTCCGAGGACCCGGGCGCGGAGGGCGAGCACCCGGACGGCACCGCCTTCCACATCGACGACCTCGACCGCGGCGGGCCCCAGCCCCAGGCCGTCCCGGGCAACTGA
- a CDS encoding GntR family transcriptional regulator encodes MTATPSGAAPSPASAEGGAARVVSASLPVVAVDGALTAPPYRQITDAVLAGVASGCLARGDRLPPVRALASELGVAPGTVARAYKELEARGTILTRGRAGTFVAASADARADAAHQAVRRCLDTLLDRLGYTADEAVELVRRDAAARA; translated from the coding sequence ATGACCGCGACTCCGTCCGGCGCGGCCCCGTCCCCGGCTTCAGCCGAGGGCGGGGCCGCGCGCGTGGTCTCCGCCTCGCTGCCCGTGGTGGCGGTGGACGGAGCCCTGACCGCCCCGCCCTACCGGCAGATCACGGACGCGGTGCTGGCCGGCGTCGCCTCGGGCTGCCTGGCCCGCGGCGACCGGCTGCCGCCGGTCCGCGCCCTCGCCTCCGAGCTCGGCGTGGCGCCGGGCACGGTGGCCCGGGCCTACAAGGAGCTCGAGGCGCGGGGGACCATCCTCACCCGCGGCCGGGCGGGCACGTTCGTGGCCGCCTCCGCGGATGCCCGGGCGGACGCCGCCCACCAGGCTGTCCGGCGTTGCCTGGACACCCTGCTCGATCGGCTGGGCTACACGGCGGACGAGGCCGTGGAGCTGGTCCGTCGGGACGCGGCCGCCCGCGCCTGA
- a CDS encoding NUDIX hydrolase — protein sequence MVLVRDGEDGPEVFLRHRPGRTPLGRVGLPGGALSEADADACAWFGPDPAHWARVLGTTDRRCARQQVVAAVRELHDEAGVLLAGRTDADVVLDARGETWGGGGSSLEEGAESLPRMLAARGLGLRTDLLRPVARWHSAPHAHRRFDTAVFAAAVPPLQRPLERPETAPALQAWVSARRAVAGPVILPGPAGEEGVAPLDQVATPLTQVLVRRVAAHRTAAAFLLSLTQGAGRGPVPEYRLVTEAGDDGAPRMRVERVTRD from the coding sequence GTGGTGCTGGTGCGCGACGGCGAGGACGGGCCGGAGGTGTTCCTGCGGCACCGTCCCGGGCGCACCCCGCTGGGGCGGGTCGGCCTGCCGGGCGGCGCGCTCTCCGAGGCCGACGCCGACGCGTGCGCGTGGTTCGGCCCGGACCCGGCCCACTGGGCCCGCGTGCTGGGCACCACGGACCGCCGCTGCGCGCGGCAGCAGGTGGTCGCCGCCGTCCGCGAGCTCCACGACGAGGCCGGCGTCCTGCTGGCCGGGCGCACCGACGCCGACGTGGTGCTCGACGCGCGGGGCGAGACCTGGGGCGGCGGCGGCAGCTCCCTCGAGGAGGGCGCGGAGAGCCTGCCGCGGATGCTGGCCGCGCGCGGGCTCGGTCTGCGCACCGACCTGCTGCGGCCCGTGGCCCGCTGGCACTCGGCGCCGCACGCGCACCGGCGCTTCGACACGGCCGTGTTCGCCGCCGCCGTGCCGCCGCTGCAACGGCCCCTCGAGCGCCCGGAGACCGCGCCCGCGCTCCAGGCGTGGGTGTCGGCCCGCCGCGCCGTCGCCGGCCCGGTGATCCTGCCCGGCCCGGCGGGGGAGGAGGGCGTCGCGCCGCTGGACCAGGTGGCCACGCCCCTGACCCAGGTGCTCGTGCGCCGCGTGGCCGCGCACCGCACCGCCGCCGCCTTCCTGCTCTCCCTCACCCAGGGCGCGGGGCGCGGGCCGGTGCCCGAGTACCGCCTGGTGACCGAGGCCGGCGACGACGGCGCTCCCCGGATGCGCGTGGAGCGGGTCACCCGGGACTGA
- a CDS encoding Crp/Fnr family transcriptional regulator: protein MDLEVLRKAPLFTNLDDEVFAILTSELTEVELSRGASAFHEGDQGDQLYVIMSGKIKLGRTASDGRENLVAVLGPGEIFGEMALFNPAPRSATATAVSATRLAGLRHENLRRAIGSSPDVSVQLLQALAQRLSKTNESLADLVFSDVPGRVAKALLDLADRFGRPAADGLLVAHDLTQEELAQLVGASRETVNKALAEFVQRGWIRLENRAVVILDLQRLRQRSR from the coding sequence ATGGATCTCGAGGTCCTGCGGAAAGCTCCGCTGTTCACCAACCTGGACGACGAGGTGTTCGCCATCCTGACCTCCGAGCTCACGGAGGTGGAGCTCTCCCGCGGCGCGTCCGCGTTCCACGAGGGCGATCAGGGCGATCAGCTGTACGTGATCATGTCCGGCAAGATCAAGCTCGGCCGCACAGCCTCGGACGGCCGCGAGAACCTGGTGGCCGTCCTCGGCCCCGGCGAGATCTTCGGCGAGATGGCCCTGTTCAACCCGGCCCCGCGCAGCGCCACCGCCACCGCGGTCTCCGCCACGCGCCTGGCCGGCCTGCGCCACGAGAACCTGCGCCGCGCCATCGGCTCCTCGCCGGACGTCTCCGTCCAGCTCCTGCAGGCCCTGGCCCAGCGCCTGTCCAAGACCAACGAGTCCCTCGCGGACCTCGTGTTCTCGGATGTGCCCGGCCGCGTGGCCAAGGCCCTCCTGGACCTGGCGGACCGCTTCGGCCGCCCGGCCGCGGACGGCCTGCTCGTGGCCCACGACCTCACCCAGGAGGAGCTCGCCCAGCTGGTCGGCGCCTCCCGCGAGACCGTGAACAAGGCCCTCGCCGAGTTCGTGCAGCGCGGCTGGATCCGGCTCGAGAACCGCGCCGTGGTCATCCTGGACCTGCAGCGCCTGCGCCAGCGCTCGCGCTGA
- a CDS encoding methionine/alanine import family NSS transporter small subunit, which translates to MSTAAIVMMSLAILLVWGGLALSAVHLLRHPDHSSGDLALGDRLAPAAWEREDELGREDERLDARRG; encoded by the coding sequence ATGAGCACCGCAGCGATCGTCATGATGTCCCTGGCCATCCTCCTCGTGTGGGGCGGGCTCGCGCTCTCCGCCGTCCACCTGCTCCGCCACCCGGACCACTCCTCGGGCGACCTCGCCCTGGGCGACCGGCTCGCCCCGGCCGCGTGGGAGCGCGAGGACGAGCTCGGCCGCGAGGACGAGCGCCTCGACGCCCGGCGCGGCTGA
- a CDS encoding RidA family protein, whose translation MAEKAQAPTWGEGAVADRLAELGLERPAVAAPVGSYVPAIRDGDLVLTSGQLPFVAGSLPATGKVGAEVSAERAQELARVCAVNAVAAVHELIGDLDRVAQVVKVVGFVASDPSFTGQPGVLNGASDVLAEIFGEAGRHARSAVGVAVLPLDAPVEVEITVRVR comes from the coding sequence GTGGCGGAGAAGGCGCAGGCCCCCACGTGGGGCGAGGGCGCCGTGGCCGACCGCCTCGCCGAGCTCGGGCTCGAGCGTCCGGCCGTGGCCGCCCCGGTGGGCTCCTACGTCCCGGCGATCCGGGACGGCGACCTCGTGCTCACCTCCGGCCAGCTGCCGTTCGTGGCCGGGTCCCTGCCCGCCACGGGCAAGGTCGGCGCCGAGGTGAGCGCGGAGCGCGCCCAAGAGCTCGCCCGCGTCTGCGCGGTGAACGCCGTGGCCGCCGTCCACGAGCTGATCGGCGACCTGGACCGCGTGGCCCAGGTCGTCAAGGTCGTCGGCTTCGTGGCCTCCGACCCCTCCTTCACGGGACAGCCCGGCGTGCTCAACGGCGCCTCGGACGTGCTGGCCGAGATCTTCGGCGAGGCCGGGCGCCACGCCCGCTCCGCCGTCGGGGTGGCCGTGCTGCCCCTGGACGCCCCGGTCGAGGTGGAGATCACTGTCCGCGTCCGCTGA